The following is a genomic window from Manihot esculenta cultivar AM560-2 chromosome 9, M.esculenta_v8, whole genome shotgun sequence.
AAgattgattaattaatagatgaagtcttaaaagaaaattaaaaatctctctTACAAAACAGAAGTTTGCAATAGAACCTAGCGATATGAAATTCTCTTCGTTGATGTCCTCAAAGTTGGACATGCAAAAATATcttagtataaaaaataaaagagtaagAGAAGGCTGACCAGAAAAAAGCCACTCTAGTTCCTGGTCGAGCAGGTGTATTATTAGACTCTCAGAAGAATTCTCTGGTACTCATCGTTGATGATGCTTGATATGGCTCGAGTCCTAACCTAAGCTCAAGGTCTAGCTCAACCTGGGTCGTCTGTCGATGGCTCAATTGCATCTTTTTATCTTCATCTCCATCAGGACAATTCATCAAGTCCATATATGCAGAAAAAGGTGTTTTAGGGAGACAATTACTCTCCTCTTCCATAGATTCTGATGCAAGAGGATTTGTTTCTTCAGAATCTTGATGAGGAATATCAGCAGGTTTCATCGACTTTGAAATGTCCAAAGAAAGCAGGTTTTCATCAGAGGCTTCTCTAAGCTTCGCCCTATCTTTTCTATGGATATTCATGTGACCTCCTAATGCCTGTGCGTTTGAGAAGCATTTATTGCAAAAGGAACAAGTATAAGATCTTACAATACCTGAACCCCACTGGTCATCGAATCTCCACATCATTTGCTCGGTAGACTTTCGAATGATAGCCTGATTACCATCCATTAATTTGAAGTTATATCTctaggagagagagagatggggaTGAAGAGCAGTGTGTGGTCAACTGGTGGGTTGTGGAGAGGTTTTCATCTACAGGGAAGAAGCAGGCATGCTTAATTAGCAAGTTAATCAATTCTTGCCTAGTTCCTATTATAAATACAAAAAGTTTTATATGGGTTTctctctaaatatttttttatctacaTGCTATAATCCGACTCATTTGACgatattaaaaatatcattctaTACAAGAAAttcatttttcattatttttaagtccattttttataatttttaagcaGCTTTAAGAAGAAAATATCCTGCTGAGATCCAATAAAACATTGAATTTAGTTAATTTCTGCATGGTTTGGTTATAAGAGGGAAGATCCATTAATATTTTACAGcttctaaaaaagaaaaaagagcacATTTGCTTAACAGGTCAGTAATGGCATGCGCATGAGAACGAATCAAGAccaaaaaatactataattaataacaatattattattattattattattattattattattgatcaaACAAAATtgctatttttattaatagCCCAACGATTTAACCAAAAAAATTACTGTTAGAGCGAACTTTATCAGGAGAATTTATAATATAgatcagaaaaattaaaattttaatgctttctataaatataaactttaattttGTATAATATGTACCATTATCCTTCAGTTTGGGTAGGTGTGTAatatacatatacatgcatATCTTAGCATCGTAAGCCCTAAGAATAGTtttagaatttctttttttgaaGAGATTGAATCTTTTATTATGGTCACTTTGGCAGCTTCTGTAGACAGTAGCAGTCGATGAACTATTTCTTAATCCTATAGAAATGACAAGGTTAAGTTTCTGTCTCTTTGTCTCACTTTGCATTCTCGGTTGCTGTCGTCAAGTGTACATGTCTAATTACAGGGTAGGTTTTTGTTGCATTAACTTACGTGTGCCTTCAATTAGGTCCAAGCTTCGcttaaatgttaaattttatttttgtatttatttattatcgATAGGTAATTGGGGATGAAGATGGtatagaaaagaagagaaaaagaatcgAATCCTACTCATAAGGCTATTCTAAATATGGCTGGCCaaatatttatgtatttatttaaaacatttattaaaatttttatgtataaatttattaataaattttattttttaaattaagccGAAAGAATACAAGTTATCTTGTTGATTATATCTGTCCCTGCCTAGTCAGTTGAAAAGGCATTTAGAGTTCATCCCAACAAAATCGAGATTGACTCCTATTTCTATctactaataaaatatatattaactaCATAGTGGAGTGAATTTCATACGTCCACTGGAACTCAGATGGGGCTCAACAGCTCCATGATGATTGGTCCAACTAGGCATTTCCGGATGACGTGCATGCTGACTACATCTCTGTGGAAACCGACACTCAAGTCAAGTTAATGTACTAACATCTATGCGTCCATCTTTGTCCACAAATCATGATGCGTTACGTGTCACGTGCGATCATATGGCCACCAACGCATGAACATGAGTCCATTTCTTTACCTTCAACATATTGACGTGGCAACCGACTGTTTCATCATCTGTGAAATAGAATTGGTAGAAATAAGCAAGATGTTTATAATGTAAGAATTTAAGACACGTGGATAAACAAGATAGTGCCGGACCAACCGgtagaaatattatttaaatacttgtACTTTTGTTAGGTGATATTGTTGAGATTACTCGtctgacttttttttttaccccgccaaatttaaataagatggtttgtaattttaaatgttaatcattaacatttaaataatcattaatataCCTGCAATTCgctaaataaattaatactttttttatataaatttttttaattaattttttaattatatttattttaaaaatattaaattttattaaatattaaaagatattttaaaaa
Proteins encoded in this region:
- the LOC110622010 gene encoding transcriptional regulator TAC1 — translated: MDGNQAIIRKSTEQMMWRFDDQWGSGIVRSYTCSFCNKCFSNAQALGGHMNIHRKDRAKLREASDENLLSLDISKSMKPADIPHQDSEETNPLASESMEEESNCLPKTPFSAYMDLMNCPDGDEDKKMQLSHRQTTQVELDLELRLGLEPYQASSTMSTREFF